GTAGATGGCCATCTGGGACGACGTCCTCACCGAGACCGATCGGACGGTCTTCGCCGCGGCCGGTTGGGGCAAGCGGGCCGGATACGGCGAGCGTCCCGCCATCATGGTGATCGACGTCAACTACAACTTCTGCGGGGACCGGGCCGAGCCCATCCTCGAGTCGATCGAGCGGTGGAGGTACGCCTGCGGGCCAGAGGCCTGGGAGCGGGGGATCCCCGCCATCCAGGACATCCTCGACGTGGCCCGGGCCAAGCGCCTTCCGGTCATCTACACCACCAACCCGCGCCGGGCCGACGGCTTCGACCTCGGGATCTGGTCGCTGAAGAGCACCCGGGCGGAGGACGAGGTGGACGTGATGGGGCATAAGGGCAACGAGATCGTGGCCGAGGTGGCGCCCCGACCCGACGACCTGTTCATCGAGAAGCGCAAGCCGTCTGCCTTCTTCGGAACGCCGCTGGTGAGCCACCTCACCATGATGAGGGCCGATTCGCTCATCCTCACCGGCACCACCACCAGCGG
This bacterium DNA region includes the following protein-coding sequences:
- a CDS encoding isochorismatase family protein gives rise to the protein MAIWDDVLTETDRTVFAAAGWGKRAGYGERPAIMVIDVNYNFCGDRAEPILESIERWRYACGPEAWERGIPAIQDILDVARAKRLPVIYTTNPRRADGFDLGIWSLKSTRAEDEVDVMGHKGNEIVAEVAPRPDDLFIEKRKPSAFFGTPLVSHLTMMRADSLILTGTTTSGCVRASAVDALSNDFKVTIPHEAVFDRGEVSHKIALFDLHMKYVDVTDLDDVLTYLRDLPVGLFDDTYPPAAAAAGRELL